In Kaistella sp. 97-N-M2, the sequence AGGACCTGCTGAATTTGGTGTGGCTTCTGCCCGTGGCGCTCATGCTGGTTCACGCCTTGATGGATCATTTCAAAAATTTTAATAAAAAAAGCCCGACGAGTAAGTTTAAGTACACCTTCACGCTCATTTTTTCTTTGGCGCAGTTAATTACCATTGTTCTATACATGGGAAATCATTATGAATACTTACTTTTGCTTGCGCTTCCGGCGTCTATCATCTTAAGCAGAATGCTGAGATTTCTGCCGAAATACTGGATGAAGGAAATTGGGCTGTGGCTTATTATCTTTTCGCTCCTCCTTTTTAAACTGGCCAACTATTTTAAATTTAATATTTAAGAACGATCATGATCCAAATTGAAGATAAATTAATTTCTGAAGATCTTTTTTCTGAAGACTTCGTGTGTAACCTCAGCAAATGCAAAGGTGCCTGCTGCGTGGCAGGCGATGTGGGCGCGCCTTTAGACAAAGCGGAAACGGTGATTCTGGACCGCATTTTCGATCAGGTAAAACCTTATCTGCGTCCTGAAGGCGTAAAAGCGCTGGAAGAACAGGGAACGTGGACCATCGATCCGCACGACGGCGATTACGTAACACCGATGGTAAACGGCGAAGAATGTGCGTACGTTATTTTTGATGCGAAAGGAATCACCAAATGCGGCATCGAAAAAGCATATGAAGACGGCGCTGT encodes:
- a CDS encoding DUF3109 family protein, with product MIQIEDKLISEDLFSEDFVCNLSKCKGACCVAGDVGAPLDKAETVILDRIFDQVKPYLRPEGVKALEEQGTWTIDPHDGDYVTPMVNGEECAYVIFDAKGITKCGIEKAYEDGAVDWQKPISCHLYPIRVNEYSSFIALNYHEWEICQPACALGKELKVPVYKFLKTPLIRKYGEEFYQTLCDAADEWKIEYGS